In Arthrobacter sp. MN05-02, one genomic interval encodes:
- a CDS encoding MFS transporter, with the protein MAIHSTEAKDVEAAAQQPADASRHHRSSEPMSHKQILQALTGLLAGLFTAILSSTIVANALPTIMSDLNGSQTDFAWVITAALLANAATTPIWGKFSDLFDKKVLVQVSIVIFVAGSVLAGFAHTIPLLLTARVIQGIAMGGLTALAQAIIGTIIAPRERGRYSGYMGGVMAVATAGGPLLGGFIVDSPLGWRWTFFVCVPLAIIALVLLQITLKLPDTRRKARIDWLGSILLTAGVSLLLIWVSFAGKEGYYEWFSRESALMVGGSVILLALLLVVEAKVAEPIIPLTIISERTTALAIIASVAVGIALFASSSYLGQYYQVARGATPTEAGLLTLPMIAGNLIGSIGAGQLVTKYGKWKRYLIAGALFLIAGLGLAGTIDHVTELWLVGIYTFVFGLGLGLMLQNLVLAVQNTVAVKDIGSASASVAFFRSMGGAAGVAVLGAILGNQVEDKTAEGLAAAGIPVSGGAAGGSLDLVDLPAPIADIVRAAYGDSTAMIFLITAVIAVLGLVCVLFIRETALRRTVDFAQAAPAGPAASMSPAATGTTPAVAGAPTTGTTAHGAQSGAESGVTARRDGDTVRQGSAGESEVVAVQPSHGRHSAGPVEILKVDLDRVARELSELDIELPNGAGVRR; encoded by the coding sequence ATGGCCATTCATTCCACCGAGGCGAAGGATGTCGAAGCCGCTGCACAGCAGCCGGCGGACGCCTCGCGCCACCACCGCAGCAGCGAGCCCATGAGCCACAAGCAGATCCTGCAGGCGCTCACGGGCCTGCTCGCCGGCCTGTTCACGGCGATCCTGAGCAGCACCATCGTCGCGAACGCGTTGCCCACGATCATGAGCGACCTCAACGGCTCCCAGACGGACTTCGCCTGGGTCATCACCGCCGCCCTGCTCGCCAACGCAGCGACCACCCCCATCTGGGGCAAGTTCTCGGACCTGTTCGACAAGAAGGTCCTGGTGCAGGTCAGCATCGTCATCTTCGTCGCAGGCTCGGTGCTCGCGGGGTTCGCCCACACCATCCCGCTGCTCCTCACGGCCCGCGTCATCCAGGGCATCGCGATGGGAGGCCTCACCGCCCTCGCGCAGGCGATCATCGGCACCATCATCGCGCCGCGTGAGCGTGGCCGGTACTCCGGCTACATGGGCGGCGTCATGGCCGTCGCGACAGCCGGCGGACCGCTGCTCGGCGGCTTCATCGTGGATTCGCCGCTCGGCTGGCGCTGGACGTTCTTCGTCTGCGTCCCGCTCGCCATCATCGCCCTGGTGCTGCTGCAGATCACCCTGAAGCTCCCCGACACCCGCCGCAAGGCACGGATCGACTGGCTCGGCTCCATCCTGCTGACCGCAGGTGTGAGCCTGCTCCTCATCTGGGTCTCCTTCGCCGGCAAGGAGGGCTACTACGAGTGGTTCTCCCGCGAGAGCGCCCTGATGGTGGGCGGCAGCGTGATCCTGCTGGCGCTCCTGCTCGTCGTCGAGGCGAAGGTGGCCGAGCCCATCATCCCGCTCACGATCATCTCCGAGCGCACCACGGCCCTGGCGATCATCGCCTCGGTCGCCGTCGGCATCGCCCTGTTCGCCAGCTCGAGCTACCTGGGCCAGTACTACCAGGTGGCCCGCGGCGCCACGCCCACCGAGGCCGGCCTGCTCACGCTCCCGATGATCGCCGGCAACCTGATCGGTTCCATCGGTGCGGGACAGCTCGTCACCAAGTACGGCAAGTGGAAGAGGTACCTCATCGCGGGCGCCCTGTTCCTCATCGCGGGCCTGGGCCTCGCCGGCACCATCGACCACGTGACGGAACTCTGGCTCGTCGGCATCTACACCTTCGTGTTCGGCCTCGGCCTGGGGCTCATGCTGCAGAATCTCGTCCTCGCGGTCCAGAACACCGTGGCGGTCAAGGACATCGGCTCCGCCAGCGCCTCCGTGGCCTTCTTCCGTTCGATGGGCGGCGCAGCAGGAGTCGCAGTGCTGGGCGCGATCCTCGGCAACCAGGTGGAGGACAAGACCGCCGAGGGCCTCGCCGCGGCCGGCATCCCCGTCTCCGGCGGAGCCGCAGGCGGATCACTCGACCTCGTCGACCTCCCTGCACCGATCGCCGACATCGTGCGGGCCGCCTACGGGGACAGCACGGCCATGATCTTCCTGATCACGGCGGTCATCGCGGTCCTCGGGCTCGTCTGCGTGCTCTTCATCAGGGAGACGGCGCTGCGCCGCACGGTCGACTTCGCCCAGGCCGCTCCCGCCGGTCCTGCCGCGTCCATGTCGCCCGCGGCAACGGGCACCACGCCCGCCGTCGCCGGTGCGCCGACAACAGGCACCACGGCGCACGGCGCACAGTCCGGAGCAGAGTCCGGAGTCACTGCCCGTCGGGACGGGGACACCGTGCGACAGGGCTCGGCAGGGGAATCCGAGGTCGTCGCGGTGCAGCCGTCGCACGGCAGGCACAGTGCCGGGCCGGTCGAGATCCTCAAGGTCGATCTCGACCGCGTGGCCCGGGAGCTGTCCGAACTGGACATCGAGCTGCCGAACGGTGCCGGAGTGCGCCGCTGA
- a CDS encoding LacI family transcriptional regulator — MANIHDVARVAGVSISTVSYALSGKRPIGEKTRRRIDEAVRELDYMPNAAGRMLAGTRTRIFALTAPLRSDTYAPAHMAFVLAVATAARKYDYDVLLLTEDEATDGLHRVSSSRLVDGIIVLDVSLHDERADLVRTLGVPAALIGVPADTEGLVCVDLDFEAAAALAVDRLVDAGHRSLALLGHPSVVYDRGSNFPMRFRDGFLRRAAERGAHAVFSMVEKDGSHVRAALAGVLDADPAPTGVVVHAEEGVHKAVLEAVAARGLSVPQDLSVIAGVPTFDTSGFTPPLDSIPLIPADSCTRAVELAVQQLDGTVEPRVELVAPKYRDHGSVAAPGPGS; from the coding sequence ATGGCCAATATCCACGACGTAGCCCGCGTCGCCGGTGTGTCCATCAGTACCGTCTCCTATGCGCTGAGCGGCAAGCGGCCCATCGGGGAGAAGACCCGCCGACGCATCGACGAGGCGGTGCGGGAACTCGACTACATGCCCAATGCCGCCGGCCGGATGCTGGCCGGGACGAGGACGCGCATCTTCGCCCTCACCGCACCCCTGAGGAGCGACACCTACGCGCCCGCGCACATGGCGTTCGTGCTGGCAGTGGCGACGGCTGCAAGGAAGTACGACTACGACGTCCTCCTCCTGACCGAGGACGAGGCGACCGACGGTCTCCACCGGGTCTCCTCGAGCAGGCTCGTGGACGGGATCATCGTGCTGGACGTCTCCCTCCACGACGAGCGAGCGGACCTCGTGCGTACGCTCGGTGTCCCGGCAGCGCTCATCGGCGTTCCGGCGGACACGGAGGGGCTCGTCTGCGTGGACCTCGACTTCGAGGCCGCCGCAGCTCTGGCGGTCGACCGGTTGGTCGACGCCGGGCACAGGTCGCTGGCCCTTCTCGGCCACCCCTCGGTGGTCTACGACCGCGGATCCAACTTCCCGATGCGGTTCCGCGACGGCTTCCTGCGCAGGGCGGCGGAGCGGGGGGCCCACGCCGTGTTCTCGATGGTCGAGAAGGACGGGTCCCACGTCCGGGCCGCGCTGGCCGGCGTCCTGGACGCGGACCCGGCACCCACCGGCGTCGTCGTGCACGCGGAGGAGGGCGTCCACAAGGCGGTCCTCGAGGCCGTCGCGGCACGCGGACTGTCCGTCCCGCAGGATCTCTCGGTCATAGCGGGGGTGCCCACCTTCGATACGTCCGGCTTCACACCACCGCTGGATTCCATTCCGCTCATCCCGGCGGACTCCTGTACCCGTGCGGTCGAGCTGGCGGTCCAGCAGCTCGACGGCACCGTCGAACCGCGCGTCGAACTCGTCGCGCCCAAATACCGCGACCACGGTTCGGTCGCGGCACCCGGCCCGGGCAGCTAG